A single Candidatus Deferrimicrobiaceae bacterium DNA region contains:
- the ybeY gene encoding rRNA maturation RNase YbeY, with translation MSATVPMQVSIRQNVRPALFSGKALRRLILHALEVLQAEACDLRLLVVGDPEMARWNGRFMGHAGTTNVISFPEEEPVEGETSRILGDIVISAPTCLAQTSGWEGTEEERVFFFVLHGMLHLLGYDHVGDRKQARRMRARELKIYRAVVPGHVV, from the coding sequence ATGAGCGCAACCGTGCCCATGCAGGTCAGCATCCGTCAAAATGTTCGTCCCGCCCTTTTTTCGGGGAAGGCGTTGCGCCGGTTGATCCTGCACGCCCTCGAGGTCCTGCAGGCGGAGGCGTGCGATCTTCGACTCCTGGTCGTCGGCGATCCCGAGATGGCGCGCTGGAACGGACGGTTCATGGGGCATGCCGGAACGACCAACGTCATCTCCTTCCCAGAGGAAGAGCCGGTCGAGGGCGAGACTTCCCGCATCCTGGGGGATATCGTGATCTCGGCCCCGACCTGCCTGGCGCAGACTTCCGGATGGGAAGGCACAGAGGAAGAGCGCGTCTTCTTCTTCGTCCTCCACGGCATGCTTCACCTGCTGGGGTACGATCATGTCGGAGACAGGAAGCAGGCGCGTCGGATGCGGGCCAGGGAGCTCAAGATCTATCGCGCGGTCGTTCCGGGGCACGTCGTCTGA
- a CDS encoding HDIG domain-containing protein, which produces MAIGILSAAAFAAIFYLWGEELMPRAAGRSGHLFPFVGAVSLTLAVALFLSEWFGFAGREVRKVRLAARDFLLLFSLVLVLFFLAKTVMDVLPDVRAWNRHVPARAYVYLIPVTAFAMVVRMLLNSEVAILFTVAASVLSAAAASGRWPTLLFLLLCGTAGAARAGRIQDRYRALLAGILTAPVCALGAVALELAFHGPSDILWAGFFGAINGIVSGPMAIAILPVAEYVFGYASDIRLVELSSTAHPLLKRLMVEAPGTFHHSVIVGTLAEAGATAIGANPNLCRVAALFHDVGKLGKPGYFSENQAGMGNVHDFLTPAASRLVILSHVSEGVRLAESYRLGERIVEIIQQHHGTSVLYCFYDKAQRQVAGPDASEETFRYPGPRPRSREAAIIMLADSAEAATRSLVNPTAADIEATVMGLVNRIHLDGQLNDCDMTLRDFHAVSQIFIKVLIAISHTRVDYPESGKGILRPAR; this is translated from the coding sequence ATGGCCATCGGCATTCTGTCCGCAGCCGCGTTCGCGGCGATCTTCTACCTTTGGGGGGAGGAGCTGATGCCGCGGGCGGCGGGGCGGTCCGGCCACCTTTTCCCGTTCGTCGGGGCGGTCTCCCTGACGCTGGCCGTCGCCCTGTTCCTGTCCGAATGGTTCGGCTTCGCCGGGCGGGAGGTTCGCAAGGTCCGCCTGGCCGCGCGCGATTTCCTGCTCCTGTTTTCGCTGGTCCTTGTTCTCTTTTTTCTCGCGAAGACGGTCATGGATGTCCTCCCCGACGTCCGGGCCTGGAATCGCCATGTTCCCGCCCGCGCCTACGTCTACCTGATTCCCGTGACCGCATTCGCGATGGTCGTCCGGATGCTGCTCAATTCGGAAGTGGCGATCCTGTTCACCGTGGCCGCATCGGTTCTTTCCGCCGCCGCCGCCTCCGGGCGCTGGCCGACGCTTTTGTTCCTCCTTCTTTGCGGGACGGCCGGCGCCGCACGGGCGGGGCGCATCCAGGACCGTTACCGGGCGCTGCTCGCGGGCATCCTCACGGCGCCCGTCTGCGCGCTCGGCGCCGTCGCGCTCGAGCTTGCCTTTCACGGCCCCTCCGACATCTTGTGGGCGGGCTTCTTCGGCGCCATCAACGGAATCGTTTCGGGGCCGATGGCTATCGCGATCCTTCCCGTCGCCGAATACGTCTTCGGGTACGCCAGCGATATCCGCCTGGTCGAGCTTTCGAGCACGGCGCATCCTCTGCTCAAGCGCCTGATGGTCGAAGCGCCCGGGACGTTCCACCACAGCGTCATCGTCGGAACGCTGGCCGAGGCGGGGGCGACCGCCATCGGCGCCAATCCGAATCTTTGCCGGGTGGCCGCCCTCTTTCACGATGTCGGCAAACTCGGCAAGCCGGGCTATTTCTCCGAGAACCAGGCCGGGATGGGAAACGTCCACGATTTTCTGACGCCGGCGGCCAGTCGACTGGTCATCCTGTCCCATGTCTCTGAAGGGGTCCGGTTGGCCGAGTCGTATCGGCTCGGGGAACGGATCGTCGAGATCATCCAGCAGCACCACGGGACGAGCGTTCTCTACTGCTTCTACGACAAGGCCCAAAGGCAAGTGGCCGGGCCCGACGCCAGCGAGGAGACCTTCCGCTACCCCGGGCCCAGGCCCCGATCCCGCGAAGCGGCCATCATCATGCTCGCAGATTCGGCGGAAGCCGCTACGCGCAGCCTCGTTAATCCGACGGCCGCCGATATCGAAGCGACGGTGATGGGGCTGGTGAACCGGATCCACCTCGACGGACAGCTGAACGACTGCGACATGACGCTGCGCGATTTCCACGCCGTCAGCCAGATATTCATCAAGGTCCTGATCGCGATTTCGCACACCCGGGTCGATTATCCCGAAAGCGGCAAAGGAATCCTGAGGCCCGCGCGATGA
- a CDS encoding PhoH family protein, with the protein MTTQKSEATLTFEDTALLPNLFGGHDEHLKIVERVMGVVIVPRGNQVTLHGDPLQVELGTKVLEGLYRILRKGIPVTSNDVASAIRIVNYDKNADVYEVFQDVVFRSSRNVVIAPKSIAQKIYLDAIRTEDIVFGVGPAGTGKTFLAMAMAVSSLMRKEVKRIVLARPAVEAGEKLGFLPGDMAEKVNPYLRPLHDALYTMLEFDQASKLMERGTIEVAPLAFMRGRTLNDAFVILDEAQNTTSEQMKMFLTRIGFGSKAVVTGDITQTDLPSGRVSGLNEALEILGGLPGIRFCRFTEIDVVRHPIVQEIIKAYERYENRSAD; encoded by the coding sequence ATGACCACGCAGAAAAGCGAAGCGACCCTGACGTTCGAGGACACTGCGCTCCTTCCCAACCTGTTTGGGGGGCATGACGAACACCTCAAGATCGTCGAGCGGGTTATGGGAGTCGTCATCGTCCCGCGCGGGAACCAGGTGACGTTGCACGGCGATCCGCTGCAGGTCGAGCTGGGAACCAAGGTACTCGAAGGGCTCTATCGGATTCTTCGGAAGGGGATCCCGGTCACGTCGAACGACGTGGCTTCGGCGATCCGGATCGTCAATTACGACAAGAATGCCGATGTCTACGAAGTGTTCCAGGATGTCGTCTTTCGTTCGTCCCGGAACGTGGTCATCGCCCCCAAAAGCATAGCCCAGAAGATCTACCTCGATGCGATCCGGACGGAAGATATCGTATTCGGCGTCGGCCCCGCCGGGACAGGCAAGACCTTCCTGGCCATGGCGATGGCCGTGAGTTCCCTGATGCGGAAGGAAGTGAAGCGAATCGTCCTCGCGCGTCCTGCGGTCGAAGCCGGGGAGAAGCTAGGCTTCCTGCCGGGCGATATGGCGGAAAAGGTCAATCCCTATCTCCGGCCGCTCCACGACGCTCTCTATACCATGCTCGAATTCGATCAGGCTTCCAAGCTGATGGAGCGCGGGACCATCGAGGTCGCCCCGTTGGCGTTCATGCGCGGTCGCACGCTGAACGATGCTTTCGTCATTCTGGACGAGGCCCAGAACACCACCTCGGAGCAGATGAAGATGTTTCTCACGCGGATCGGTTTCGGGTCGAAGGCAGTTGTTACGGGCGATATCACTCAGACAGACCTGCCGTCCGGGCGGGTCAGCGGACTGAACGAGGCGCTGGAAATTCTCGGGGGACTGCCCGGAATCCGTTTCTGCCGGTTCACCGAGATCGATGTCGTGCGCCACCCGATCGTCCAGGAAATCATCAAGGCCTACGAGCGGTATGAAAATCGTTCAGCCGACTGA
- a CDS encoding DUF4388 domain-containing protein, with protein sequence MQGKIVDFGIPDIFQLVSSQGKSGSLAIRGDGRDALFYFSDGMIVDVQPDRREPAAMLGRMLTDAGIITVEELRRGLGDQLKSGKKLGEHLLEKEKISRESLVRFLNLQLKETVFDVLRLKDGEYRFEGYAFHPSGVMGDPVRPDVLMMEGMQYLDEYPRYRDKFPKGDFRVTRKKGIKIDPSALAPEERIVWKALDFSDEPVRVFRRAYLTAFEGIKGLHSLLDRGVIEVSLPDTSQAGDKRGIIREELGRRRRIAMIRATLWAAGGIATAFWLFQALLSPDSAWIFSSWSGFF encoded by the coding sequence ATGCAGGGGAAAATCGTCGATTTCGGCATACCCGACATCTTCCAACTCGTCTCTTCCCAAGGCAAAAGCGGCTCTCTGGCGATCCGGGGGGACGGACGCGACGCCCTGTTCTATTTCTCCGACGGAATGATTGTCGACGTCCAGCCTGACCGGCGGGAACCTGCGGCCATGCTGGGACGCATGCTGACCGATGCCGGGATCATCACGGTCGAAGAGCTGCGGCGCGGACTGGGTGATCAGCTCAAGTCGGGGAAGAAGCTCGGGGAGCATCTCCTCGAAAAAGAAAAGATCTCCCGGGAATCACTGGTTCGCTTCCTGAATCTTCAACTGAAGGAAACGGTCTTCGACGTCCTTCGACTCAAGGATGGCGAATATCGATTCGAGGGATATGCCTTCCATCCGTCGGGAGTCATGGGAGACCCCGTTCGTCCCGACGTGCTGATGATGGAGGGGATGCAATATCTCGATGAGTACCCCCGTTATCGCGACAAGTTCCCCAAGGGCGATTTTCGCGTAACCCGAAAGAAGGGGATCAAGATCGACCCATCCGCACTCGCACCCGAGGAGCGGATCGTCTGGAAGGCGCTCGATTTTTCGGACGAGCCCGTCCGCGTCTTCAGGCGGGCGTATCTCACGGCTTTCGAAGGCATCAAGGGGCTGCATTCCCTCCTGGACCGGGGTGTGATCGAAGTTTCGTTACCCGATACGTCACAAGCGGGCGACAAGCGGGGGATCATCCGCGAGGAGCTCGGGCGCCGGCGGCGCATTGCGATGATTCGCGCGACGCTCTGGGCCGCAGGAGGCATCGCGACAGCCTTCTGGCTGTTCCAGGCGCTTCTTTCGCCGGATTCGGCCTGGATCTTCTCCTCCTGGTCCGGGTTCTTCTAG
- a CDS encoding tetratricopeptide repeat protein, translating to MITRSFQSAIRFVLFVSIMSTCLASGIAEAGQEGGNFKGYPPDIRQNAEKVVAAAKPGQEAQLKSEVRILGKRMHARAILSINTIPDTVFKKSLNEGWNSQSADTMRILGEVAPLSVPLWAWLFKEDILHFRIPEAILDFSGITGAVRQFGPALMGYGAWLVTYLVAMACWFSAWAAVNLFLRGRPSLEADLKRLLKMPYREYVAPIVTFLIFILPVALGFGLAIAAGIWLAFSTVYLRRMELVVMTVSVLMLASLVLGGGILYSFDRMGGNTHKGGWLGGEGYIPLNMPDEGAPVVSADVAWMLDFARARLDMQSGKAASAERRFDEIFETGKATAEVLNNRGISRAMQGRMQDALADFEAARGKRPGYAPALWNAYQIYLQTFNLEMAGTIQADAWSGVQNLRPFGFRPSEFEQGEWIASGLPVGEIWMALFRGGQGLIRDAGKSEVFNKFFHPMSPSGALFFLGMAYVWSMVWKAASMKLWVNCTCRACGARSMIIGNVEESDICTPCRAQIGSGIRGGEERDRRVQVILFHQRFVRLSSMAVPGAGMLWAGKEIRAFVYGLFLAGSLAGVTTSLGIGAEGNPLVYSLQRSVLVFFLLITALLWIFGAAWSLQSFSSLQRRFNIVGGR from the coding sequence ATGATAACCCGTTCGTTCCAATCCGCCATACGGTTTGTCCTGTTCGTGTCGATCATGTCGACGTGTCTTGCATCCGGGATAGCCGAGGCGGGGCAGGAAGGCGGCAATTTCAAGGGCTATCCCCCCGATATCCGTCAAAACGCGGAAAAAGTCGTCGCGGCCGCGAAACCGGGGCAGGAAGCGCAGCTCAAGTCCGAGGTCCGCATCCTCGGGAAGCGAATGCACGCTCGAGCCATCCTTTCGATCAATACGATCCCGGATACCGTCTTCAAGAAGTCGCTGAATGAAGGATGGAATTCGCAATCCGCGGACACGATGCGCATCCTCGGCGAGGTTGCGCCTCTTTCCGTTCCGCTATGGGCCTGGCTGTTCAAAGAGGATATCCTCCATTTCAGGATTCCCGAAGCGATCCTCGATTTCTCGGGAATCACCGGCGCGGTGCGCCAGTTCGGCCCTGCACTCATGGGCTATGGAGCGTGGCTGGTCACCTATCTCGTCGCAATGGCCTGCTGGTTTTCCGCATGGGCGGCCGTCAATCTTTTCCTTCGTGGGCGCCCATCCCTGGAAGCCGACCTCAAACGTCTCCTCAAAATGCCATATCGCGAGTACGTTGCGCCGATCGTTACGTTCCTGATTTTCATCCTGCCTGTAGCCTTGGGATTCGGTCTCGCCATCGCCGCGGGCATCTGGCTTGCCTTCTCGACCGTCTATCTCCGACGGATGGAACTGGTCGTCATGACGGTCTCCGTTCTGATGCTGGCGAGTCTCGTGCTTGGGGGCGGCATTCTCTACTCGTTCGACCGGATGGGCGGGAATACTCACAAAGGCGGTTGGCTCGGCGGAGAAGGGTACATCCCCTTGAACATGCCCGACGAGGGAGCACCGGTCGTTTCGGCCGATGTCGCCTGGATGCTCGATTTCGCCCGTGCGCGTTTAGACATGCAGTCCGGTAAGGCCGCTTCGGCCGAACGCCGATTCGATGAAATCTTCGAAACAGGCAAGGCGACCGCGGAGGTGCTCAACAATCGGGGGATATCGCGCGCCATGCAGGGCAGGATGCAGGATGCGCTCGCAGATTTCGAGGCTGCCCGGGGCAAGCGCCCTGGTTACGCCCCCGCGCTTTGGAACGCCTACCAGATATATCTGCAGACTTTCAACCTCGAGATGGCAGGGACGATCCAGGCCGACGCGTGGTCCGGGGTCCAGAACTTGCGTCCTTTCGGTTTTCGCCCGTCTGAATTCGAGCAAGGGGAATGGATCGCCTCCGGTCTCCCCGTCGGCGAGATCTGGATGGCGCTTTTCCGTGGCGGCCAGGGACTGATCCGGGATGCCGGCAAGAGCGAGGTCTTCAACAAATTCTTTCACCCGATGTCGCCCTCCGGCGCGCTGTTCTTCCTCGGGATGGCCTATGTTTGGTCGATGGTCTGGAAAGCCGCATCCATGAAGCTATGGGTCAATTGCACCTGCAGGGCCTGCGGCGCCCGCTCCATGATCATCGGTAACGTGGAGGAATCGGACATCTGCACGCCGTGCCGGGCACAGATCGGCAGCGGTATCCGGGGCGGGGAGGAGCGCGATCGGCGCGTCCAGGTCATCCTGTTTCACCAGCGCTTCGTCCGGCTATCTTCGATGGCAGTTCCCGGGGCCGGCATGCTATGGGCCGGAAAGGAAATTCGCGCGTTCGTTTACGGCCTGTTCCTGGCGGGTTCCCTCGCCGGAGTAACGACCTCTCTCGGGATCGGCGCCGAAGGGAATCCTCTCGTCTATTCCCTTCAGAGATCGGTCCTTGTCTTCTTTCTCTTGATCACGGCGCTGCTTTGGATTTTCGGAGCGGCGTGGAGTCTCCAGTCGTTTTCCTCCCTTCAGCGTCGATTCAACATCGTGGGAGGGCGGTAG
- the mazG gene encoding nucleoside triphosphate pyrophosphohydrolase, with product MQEFDDLVAIMARLRSDNGCEWDRIQTHDSLRQYLLEETHEVVEAITHGSPEHLCEELGDLVLQVLFHARIAEEAGQFDISDVLRAISEKMIRRHPHVFGTAVADTPEAVARQWEHIKKTVENRTHDSLIDGIPRGFPALLRAAKVSRKVARAGFDWSSTEHVMEKVDEELNELKTAISEGDPTAIEHELGDVFLALVNLGRFIDVQPETAVMKANSRFEKRFRTLEIIAMESGISIDNADMGTLDRLWIEAKKRVG from the coding sequence ATGCAGGAATTCGACGATCTCGTAGCCATCATGGCCCGCCTTCGATCCGATAACGGATGCGAATGGGACCGGATCCAGACCCACGATTCTTTGCGCCAATATCTTCTCGAAGAGACACACGAAGTCGTCGAGGCCATCACGCACGGAAGTCCGGAACATCTGTGTGAAGAGCTCGGCGATCTGGTTCTTCAGGTCCTTTTCCATGCCAGGATCGCCGAAGAGGCGGGGCAGTTCGATATTTCCGACGTCCTTCGCGCTATCTCCGAAAAAATGATCCGGCGTCATCCGCACGTTTTCGGCACCGCCGTGGCCGACACCCCCGAGGCCGTCGCCCGCCAATGGGAACATATCAAGAAGACGGTCGAGAACCGGACCCACGATTCCCTGATCGACGGAATTCCCCGGGGCTTTCCGGCATTGCTTCGGGCGGCCAAGGTCTCCCGGAAGGTCGCACGGGCCGGGTTCGACTGGTCCAGCACCGAACATGTCATGGAAAAAGTCGACGAAGAGCTTAACGAGCTGAAAACGGCGATTTCCGAGGGGGATCCCACCGCTATCGAGCACGAGCTGGGCGATGTGTTCCTCGCGCTGGTCAATCTCGGTCGATTTATCGATGTCCAGCCGGAAACTGCCGTCATGAAAGCCAACAGCAGGTTCGAGAAACGGTTTCGCACTTTGGAGATAATCGCAATGGAATCAGGCATATCGATCGATAACGCCGATATGGGGACGCTCGATCGTCTTTGGATCGAAGCGAAGAAAAGGGTGGGTTGA
- the rpsT gene encoding 30S ribosomal protein S20 codes for MAKRLKSGIKRHKQSLKRRIRNRHVRSTVKSAVKEVRTAIAENNVETANGALSAASSELTRAAKKGVLHRKTASRKIGRLAKAVHKASSAK; via the coding sequence TTGGCCAAGAGGTTGAAATCCGGAATCAAGCGTCACAAGCAGAGTCTCAAGCGGCGTATCAGAAATCGCCACGTCCGGTCCACAGTCAAGAGCGCAGTGAAGGAAGTCCGTACCGCCATCGCCGAAAACAACGTTGAGACCGCGAATGGCGCGCTCTCTGCCGCGTCTTCCGAATTGACCCGGGCCGCCAAGAAAGGCGTCCTCCATCGCAAGACCGCTTCCCGCAAGATCGGCCGCCTCGCCAAGGCGGTCCACAAGGCTTCTTCCGCCAAATAG
- the lptE gene encoding LPS assembly lipoprotein LptE, which yields MALLLAGCGYQLQTAHQARFTDPGIRISLEPFQNLSFDSDAGALMATRLREELRRNGFRGTFERAGADFLVEGKVRDVREDVVTHGAEGFSLEHALTLVVDIRVVEVSKARVLLKDESVSESATYFAGRDFQYTESNRRMALEDACRRLAGRLGKTLRMVL from the coding sequence ATGGCCCTTCTTCTGGCCGGTTGCGGGTACCAACTTCAGACCGCGCATCAAGCCCGCTTTACCGATCCGGGGATTCGAATCTCCCTCGAGCCGTTCCAGAATCTCTCGTTCGATTCCGATGCCGGTGCCCTCATGGCGACGCGACTTCGAGAAGAACTGCGCCGGAACGGTTTTCGCGGGACTTTCGAACGGGCGGGCGCCGATTTCCTGGTGGAAGGGAAAGTCAGAGATGTCAGGGAGGACGTCGTCACGCATGGGGCCGAAGGGTTTTCGCTCGAACACGCCCTGACGCTCGTGGTCGACATCCGGGTCGTCGAGGTATCAAAGGCCCGCGTCCTGCTGAAGGACGAGTCGGTCTCCGAAAGCGCCACCTATTTTGCCGGGCGCGACTTCCAGTACACGGAATCCAACCGCAGGATGGCGCTAGAAGACGCATGCCGCCGTCTTGCGGGGCGCCTCGGAAAGACGCTGCGGATGGTCCTTTGA
- the leuS gene encoding leucine--tRNA ligase produces the protein MRYQPQAIESRWQKRWEEAGVFRCPDEPGSPKFYCLEMFPYPSGRIHMGHVRVYTIGDLIARFKRMRGFQVLHPIGWDAFGLPAENAAVRHGVHPAKWTWENIAFMRGQLKQLGFSYDWDREFATCSPEYYRWEQLFFLWMLKDGLAYRKRAQLNWCDECQTVLANEQVNRDGTCFIHDQVRVTQRDLDQWFIGTTQYVEELLSGHEELKGGWPENILEMQRNWIGRSEGAEIDFPIDGSDGKLTVFTTRPDTVYGVTFMSMAPEHPLVMEFARRSGREAEVAAFVEKVSRIDKIDRTADEFEKEGVFTGGYCINPLTGGKVPVFAANFVLYEYGTGAVMAVPAHDQRDFEFARKYDLPVKIVIRPKDSPAGAEALTEAYVGTGSMVDSGIFSGTPNEAGKKAVIDHIASNGMGRGKVQYRLRDWGISRQRYWGAPIPVIHCESCGIVPVPEKDLPVVLPEDIAYSRERGNPLVAVEDWVRVPCPACGKPARRETDTFDTFMESSWYFLRYIDPKNQDQPLDPAKTAKWMCVDQYVGGVEHACMHLIYARFFHKFLRDKGLTPGNEPFLRLLSQGMVCMATTECPKHGWRYPEEVDPNGNCVQCGEKCSVGRSVKMSKSKRNVVEPSTLVERYGADTARLFSLFAAPPEKDLDWSEQGVEGSFRFLNRVYRLVVQHEETIRSAVAVDAAGEEARPIRSVTHRTLKKVTADIEDRSHFNTAISAIMEMVNFLYLVPETDWEGGATASALKEAIETLLLMLSPFAPHLAEELWSRIGQDDLLCTRRWPDVDVEAAREEQIEVVIQVNGRLRSKLVVAPDADEETIRSAALADPKILEYLEGKTVRKLVYVPRKLVSIVV, from the coding sequence ATGAGATATCAGCCGCAGGCGATCGAATCCCGATGGCAGAAGCGATGGGAGGAAGCAGGCGTATTCCGTTGTCCCGATGAGCCCGGATCCCCCAAATTCTACTGCCTCGAAATGTTCCCGTACCCGTCCGGCCGCATCCACATGGGGCACGTCCGGGTCTACACGATCGGCGACCTTATCGCGCGGTTCAAGCGCATGCGCGGGTTCCAGGTGCTCCACCCGATCGGTTGGGACGCCTTCGGTCTTCCCGCCGAGAATGCCGCCGTCCGCCATGGGGTGCATCCCGCCAAGTGGACCTGGGAAAACATCGCCTTCATGCGAGGCCAGCTGAAGCAGCTCGGCTTCTCCTACGACTGGGACCGCGAGTTCGCGACCTGTTCGCCCGAATATTACCGATGGGAGCAGCTCTTCTTCCTCTGGATGCTCAAGGACGGGCTGGCTTACCGCAAACGCGCCCAACTCAACTGGTGCGACGAGTGCCAGACCGTGCTTGCCAACGAGCAGGTCAACCGGGACGGCACCTGCTTCATCCACGATCAGGTGCGCGTCACACAGCGCGATCTCGACCAGTGGTTCATCGGGACCACGCAATATGTCGAGGAGCTGCTGTCCGGACACGAAGAACTCAAGGGCGGCTGGCCAGAGAACATCCTCGAGATGCAGCGCAACTGGATCGGCCGGAGCGAGGGCGCCGAGATCGATTTCCCGATCGATGGGTCCGACGGAAAACTCACCGTGTTCACGACGCGGCCCGACACGGTTTACGGCGTCACCTTCATGAGCATGGCGCCCGAGCATCCGCTGGTCATGGAATTCGCCCGGAGGTCAGGCCGGGAGGCCGAGGTCGCCGCCTTCGTCGAGAAGGTTTCCCGCATCGATAAGATCGACCGCACCGCCGACGAGTTCGAGAAAGAGGGAGTCTTTACCGGCGGATATTGCATCAACCCGTTGACCGGCGGCAAGGTCCCGGTCTTCGCCGCAAACTTCGTCCTCTACGAATACGGGACCGGCGCAGTGATGGCGGTTCCGGCCCACGACCAGCGCGATTTCGAATTCGCCCGGAAATACGACCTCCCGGTCAAGATCGTCATCCGGCCCAAAGATTCTCCCGCCGGCGCCGAGGCGCTGACCGAGGCGTACGTCGGGACCGGAAGCATGGTCGACTCGGGCATATTCTCCGGAACGCCCAACGAGGCCGGGAAGAAGGCGGTCATCGACCATATCGCGTCCAACGGGATGGGACGCGGCAAGGTCCAGTATCGGCTCCGGGACTGGGGAATCAGCCGCCAGCGTTACTGGGGAGCCCCGATCCCGGTCATCCACTGCGAATCGTGCGGCATCGTCCCCGTTCCCGAAAAGGATCTCCCGGTCGTCCTTCCCGAGGACATCGCCTATTCGCGCGAACGCGGAAACCCCCTGGTCGCAGTCGAAGACTGGGTCCGCGTCCCGTGCCCCGCGTGCGGGAAGCCGGCGCGCCGGGAAACCGACACCTTCGATACCTTCATGGAATCGAGCTGGTATTTCCTGCGCTATATCGATCCCAAGAACCAGGACCAGCCGCTCGATCCCGCCAAGACGGCGAAATGGATGTGCGTCGATCAGTACGTGGGCGGCGTCGAACACGCCTGCATGCACCTGATCTACGCGCGCTTCTTCCACAAGTTCCTGCGCGACAAGGGTCTCACCCCCGGCAACGAGCCGTTCCTCCGGCTCCTTTCCCAGGGAATGGTCTGCATGGCCACCACCGAGTGCCCGAAGCACGGGTGGCGCTATCCCGAGGAGGTCGACCCAAACGGCAACTGCGTCCAGTGCGGCGAGAAATGCTCGGTCGGCCGTTCGGTCAAGATGTCGAAGTCGAAGCGAAACGTCGTGGAACCATCGACGCTCGTCGAGCGATACGGCGCCGATACGGCGCGCCTGTTCTCGCTGTTCGCCGCTCCTCCCGAAAAGGACCTCGACTGGAGCGAGCAGGGCGTGGAGGGTTCGTTCCGGTTCCTCAACCGGGTCTATCGTCTGGTCGTCCAGCACGAAGAAACCATCCGCTCCGCGGTCGCGGTCGACGCGGCCGGGGAGGAAGCGCGTCCGATCCGCTCGGTCACCCACCGGACGCTCAAGAAGGTTACAGCCGATATCGAAGACCGGTCTCACTTCAATACCGCCATTTCCGCCATCATGGAAATGGTCAACTTCCTCTACCTGGTCCCCGAAACCGACTGGGAAGGCGGCGCGACAGCTTCGGCCTTGAAGGAGGCGATCGAGACGCTGCTGCTGATGCTTTCCCCTTTTGCGCCCCACCTGGCCGAAGAACTCTGGTCGCGGATCGGGCAGGACGACCTGCTCTGCACCCGACGTTGGCCCGACGTCGACGTTGAAGCCGCGCGCGAGGAGCAGATCGAAGTCGTTATCCAGGTCAACGGTAGGCTTCGATCAAAACTGGTCGTCGCTCCCGATGCCGACGAAGAGACGATCCGTTCAGCTGCGTTGGCCGATCCGAAAATCCTCGAATATCTCGAGGGCAAGACGGTCCGGAAACTCGTGTATGTGCCCCGGAAGCTCGTGAGCATCGTGGTCTGA
- the nusB gene encoding transcription antitermination factor NusB, with product MRKESREKVFQTLFMMDVLGIPPEKAIPLYAMTSDTPPSDEAYYRGTVEGVFDHLEEIDLMISSVAANWRIERMALVDRNILRLGTFEICHSSDVPFVVAINEAVELAKRFGSVESGGFINGILDRISEISRKKKGQA from the coding sequence GTGCGGAAAGAATCGCGAGAAAAGGTTTTTCAGACGCTCTTCATGATGGATGTCCTCGGGATACCGCCCGAAAAGGCGATCCCGCTTTACGCTATGACCTCCGACACCCCCCCCTCCGACGAGGCCTACTATAGAGGGACGGTCGAGGGGGTGTTCGACCACCTCGAGGAGATCGATCTGATGATCTCTTCGGTTGCCGCCAACTGGCGCATCGAGCGCATGGCGCTGGTCGACCGGAACATCCTGCGACTCGGCACATTCGAAATCTGCCATTCCTCCGACGTCCCGTTCGTCGTTGCGATCAACGAAGCCGTCGAGCTCGCGAAGCGGTTCGGTTCGGTCGAGTCCGGCGGATTCATCAACGGCATCCTCGACAGGATCTCCGAGATCTCCCGGAAAAAGAAAGGCCAGGCATGA
- the ribE gene encoding 6,7-dimethyl-8-ribityllumazine synthase — MIRTIEGDLQGKGLKFNIVVSRFNSFITDRLLEGALDALVRHGVEEKDIAVIKVPGAFEVPLGVRKAATGDIDAVIALGALIRGGTPHFDYLSAEVTKGVAMVMLDSGIPVSYGVLTTDSVEQAIERAGTKAGNKGAEAALSAIEMANLLRNL; from the coding sequence ATGATCCGGACGATCGAGGGCGACCTTCAGGGAAAAGGGCTGAAATTCAACATCGTGGTTTCCCGCTTCAACAGCTTCATCACCGACCGGCTGCTGGAAGGTGCGCTCGACGCCTTGGTGCGGCACGGAGTCGAAGAAAAGGATATCGCCGTCATCAAGGTCCCGGGCGCCTTCGAGGTTCCGCTGGGCGTCCGGAAGGCCGCAACGGGCGACATCGACGCGGTCATCGCCCTCGGTGCGCTGATCCGCGGCGGCACCCCTCATTTCGATTATCTCAGCGCCGAGGTGACGAAGGGCGTGGCCATGGTGATGCTCGATTCGGGTATCCCCGTATCTTATGGCGTCCTGACCACCGATTCGGTCGAGCAGGCCATTGAACGAGCCGGGACCAAGGCCGGCAACAAGGGCGCCGAGGCGGCCCTTTCAGCCATCGAGATGGCCAACCTTCTCCGGAACCTTTAG